One Chanodichthys erythropterus isolate Z2021 chromosome 22, ASM2448905v1, whole genome shotgun sequence DNA window includes the following coding sequences:
- the LOC137012222 gene encoding G-protein coupled receptor 4-like, whose amino-acid sequence MNNSSVNFTTFGEPANSTTQFFGLSNILDIFSFMFGLPTHSYVIWLIITGTESGVASGFFNLNLSVCELGNSMNSLLSLFETWIQIKTLTNFLIGLGITGRPVFQCLICVERYMAVVHPVTFLKFKPLRYRVICCTVVWIMSLGSCLFCLFTIGLFFYIYTLFFSVPFLLFLSIQLFCLVAVLRALKQSGPGERGRLRGREEENHMKKRAFYLILITTVSMGFTYVPFIVSGLRFLFLDKTSAALEKILSQGTEDAGEHKNDSASWYK is encoded by the exons ATGAATAACTCCTCAGTGAACTTCACCACATTTGGAGAacctgcaaactccacaactcAATTCTTTGGGCTATCCAACATTCTGGACATTTTCAGTTTCATGTTTGGTCTTCCTACACACTCCTATGTCATCTGGCTCATCATCACAGGAACAGAAAGTGGCGTTGCATCAGGATTCTTCAACCTCAATCTCTCTGTTTGTGAGCTTGGTAACTCTATGAATTCTTTGCTCTCTCTATTTGAGACTTGGATACAAATCAAGACATTGACAAATTTTTTAATAGGGCTAGGCATCACCGGTCGTCCTGTGTTTCAGTGTCTGATCTGTGTTGAGCGTTACATGGCAGTGGTTCATCCTGTAACCTTTCTGAAGTTCAAACCTCTCAGATATAGAGTGATCTGCTGCACTGTGGTCTGGATAATGAGTCTTGGTTCTTGTTTGTTCTGCCTCTTTACTATAGgcttgtttttttatatttatacattgttcTTCTCAGTGCcgttcctcctcttcctctccatccagttgttttgtcttgtggctGTTCTCAGAGCTCTGAAGCAGTCAGGAccaggagagagagggagattgAGAGGTAGAGAGGAGGAAAACCACATGAAGAAAAGAGCATTTTATCTCATTCTTATAACTACTGTGAGCATGGGTTTTACCTATGTGCCATTTATTGTCTCAGGATT ACGATTCCTCTTCTTGGACAAAACCTCTGCAGCCTTGGAAAAGATCCTTTCGCAAGGAACAGAGGATGCAGGGGAACATAA